A genome region from Canis lupus dingo isolate Sandy chromosome 7, ASM325472v2, whole genome shotgun sequence includes the following:
- the LOC112648436 gene encoding SREBP regulating gene protein isoform X1, with amino-acid sequence MVNLAAMVWRRLLRKRWVLALVFGLSLVYFLSSTFKQEERAVRDRNLLQVQDHDQPIPWKVQFHLGNSSRPGNQCRNSIQGKHLITDELGYICERKDLLVNGCCNVNVPGTKQYRCDGCLPHGCCGAYEYCVSCCLQPSKQLLLERFLNRAAVAFQNLFMAVEDHFELCLAKCRTSSQSVQHENTYRDPIAKYCYGESPPELFPA; translated from the coding sequence ATGGTGAACCTGGCGGCCATGGTGTGGCGCCGGCTCCTCCGGAAGAGGTGGGTGCTCGCCCTGGTCTTCGGGCTGTCGCTCGTCTACTTCCTCAGCAGCACCTTCAAGCAGGAGGAAAGAGCAGTGAGAGATCGGAATCTCCTCCAGGTTCAAGACCACGACCAGCCCATTCCGTGGAAGGTGCAATTTCACCTGGGGAACAGCAGTCGGCCTGGCAACCAGTGCCGGAACTCCATTCAAGGGAAGCACCTCATCACGGATGAGCTAGGATACATTTGTGAAAGGAAGGATTTGCTGGTGAACGGCTGCTGTAATGTCAACGTCCCCGGCACGAAGCAGTACCGCTGTGATGGCTGCTTGCCCCATGGCTGCTGTGGTGCCTATGAGTACTGTGTGtcctgctgcctgcagcccagcaAGCAACTTCTCCTGGAGCGCTTCCTCAACCGCGCAGCCGTGGCATTCCAGAACCTCTTCATGGCCGTCGAAGATCACTTTGAATTGTGTCTGGCCAAATGCAGGACCTCATCCCAGAGCGTGCAGCATGAGAACACCTATAGGGACCCCATAGCCAAGTACTGCTATGGAGAAAGCCCTCCTGAGCTCTTCCCCGCGTGA
- the LOC112648436 gene encoding SREBP regulating gene protein isoform X2 produces the protein MPPGLRACPAPRPGRRAPRPRRHGEPGGHGVAPAPPEEVGARPGLRAVARLLPQQHLQLGYICERKDLLVNGCCNVNVPGTKQYRCDGCLPHGCCGAYEYCVSCCLQPSKQLLLERFLNRAAVAFQNLFMAVEDHFELCLAKCRTSSQSVQHENTYRDPIAKYCYGESPPELFPA, from the exons ATGCCGCCCGGGCTCCGGGCCTGCCCCGCtccgcgccccggccgccgcgccccgcgtCCGCGCCGGCATGGTGAACCTGGCGGCCATGGTGTGGCGCCGGCTCCTCCGGAAGAGGTGGGTGCTCGCCCTGGTCTTCGGGCTGTCGCTCGTCTACTTCCTCAGCAGCACCTTCAA CTAGGATACATTTGTGAAAGGAAGGATTTGCTGGTGAACGGCTGCTGTAATGTCAACGTCCCCGGCACGAAGCAGTACCGCTGTGATGGCTGCTTGCCCCATGGCTGCTGTGGTGCCTATGAGTACTGTGTGtcctgctgcctgcagcccagcaAGCAACTTCTCCTGGAGCGCTTCCTCAACCGCGCAGCCGTGGCATTCCAGAACCTCTTCATGGCCGTCGAAGATCACTTTGAATTGTGTCTGGCCAAATGCAGGACCTCATCCCAGAGCGTGCAGCATGAGAACACCTATAGGGACCCCATAGCCAAGTACTGCTATGGAGAAAGCCCTCCTGAGCTCTTCCCCGCGTGA